One part of the Alistipes onderdonkii genome encodes these proteins:
- the nrdD gene encoding anaerobic ribonucleoside-triphosphate reductase, whose translation MGISEIYIVKRDGKRAPFSLEKIKRAISKAFLSVGGYATDDDLTSVLSRVHISDGMNVEEIQNQVEVALMAERYFAVAKSYMLYRQKHTEDREDREKLEFLINYCDASNPATGSKYDANANVENKNIATLIGELPKQNFIRLNRRLLTDRIKEMYGKELSDKYLRLLKDHFIYKNDETSMANYCASITMYPWLLNGTLSVGGNSTRPTNLKSFCGGFVNMVFIVSSMLSGACATPEFLMYMNYFIEQEYGEDYYKRADEVVDLSKKHRTIDKMITDCFEQIVYSINQPTGARNFQAVFWNVAYYDRYYFESLFGEFVFPDGTKPHWESLSWLQKRFMTWFNRERTKTVLTFPVETMALLTRDGDVMDKEWGDITAQMYSEGHSFFTYISDNADSLSSCCRLRNEIQDNGFSYTLGAGGVSTGSKSVLTINLNRCIQYAVKNGMHYLTYLEEIVDLVHKVQTAYNENLKDLQAKGMLPLFDAGYINLARQYLTIGVNGLVEAAEFLGIPINDNDDYVGFVQGVLGLIERYNKKYRSKELMFNCEMIPAENVGVKHAKWDREDGYVVPRDCYNSYFYVVEDESLNVIDKFRLHGRRYIDHLTGGSALHMNLEDHLSKEQYRHLLRVAAAEGCNYFTFNIPNTVCNECGHIDKRYLKECPECHGDNLDYLTRVIGYMKRVSNFSAARQKEAAHRYYAKAE comes from the coding sequence ATGGGCATTTCGGAAATTTACATCGTCAAGCGCGACGGCAAGCGCGCCCCCTTTTCGCTCGAGAAGATCAAACGCGCGATCAGCAAGGCATTCCTTTCGGTAGGCGGATACGCCACCGACGACGACCTCACGTCGGTACTCAGCCGCGTACATATCTCCGACGGCATGAATGTCGAGGAGATACAGAACCAGGTCGAGGTGGCGCTCATGGCCGAACGCTATTTCGCCGTGGCCAAGAGCTACATGCTCTACCGCCAGAAGCACACCGAGGATCGCGAAGACCGCGAAAAACTCGAATTCCTGATCAACTACTGCGATGCCTCGAACCCCGCGACGGGTTCGAAATACGATGCCAACGCCAACGTCGAGAACAAGAACATCGCCACGCTGATCGGCGAACTGCCCAAACAGAACTTCATCCGGCTCAACCGCCGGCTGCTGACCGACCGCATCAAGGAGATGTACGGCAAGGAACTCTCGGACAAATACCTCCGCCTGCTGAAAGACCACTTCATCTACAAGAACGACGAAACGTCGATGGCCAACTACTGCGCTTCGATCACGATGTACCCGTGGCTGCTGAACGGCACGCTCTCGGTGGGCGGCAACTCGACACGCCCGACCAATCTCAAGTCGTTCTGCGGCGGCTTCGTCAACATGGTCTTCATCGTATCGTCGATGCTCTCGGGCGCCTGCGCCACGCCGGAGTTCCTGATGTATATGAACTATTTCATCGAACAGGAGTACGGAGAAGATTACTACAAGCGGGCGGACGAGGTGGTCGACCTCTCGAAAAAGCACCGGACGATCGACAAGATGATTACGGACTGTTTCGAACAGATCGTCTACTCGATCAACCAGCCCACGGGGGCGCGTAACTTCCAGGCCGTGTTCTGGAACGTGGCCTATTACGACCGCTACTATTTCGAAAGCCTGTTCGGCGAATTCGTATTCCCCGACGGGACGAAGCCGCACTGGGAATCGCTGTCGTGGCTGCAAAAGCGTTTCATGACGTGGTTCAACCGCGAGCGCACGAAGACCGTGCTGACCTTCCCGGTCGAGACGATGGCCCTGCTGACCAGGGACGGCGACGTGATGGACAAGGAATGGGGCGACATCACGGCGCAGATGTACTCCGAGGGGCACTCGTTCTTCACCTACATCAGCGACAACGCCGACTCGCTGTCGTCGTGCTGCCGCCTGCGCAACGAGATACAGGACAACGGGTTCAGCTACACGCTCGGCGCCGGCGGCGTATCGACCGGTTCGAAGAGCGTGCTGACGATCAACCTCAACCGCTGCATCCAGTATGCCGTGAAGAACGGCATGCACTACCTGACCTACCTCGAAGAGATCGTCGACCTGGTGCACAAGGTGCAGACGGCCTACAACGAGAACCTCAAGGATTTGCAGGCCAAGGGGATGCTGCCCCTGTTCGACGCGGGCTATATCAACCTCGCGCGCCAGTACCTCACGATCGGCGTCAACGGGCTGGTCGAGGCGGCCGAGTTCCTGGGCATCCCGATCAACGACAACGACGACTACGTCGGTTTCGTACAGGGCGTACTGGGACTGATCGAGCGCTACAACAAGAAGTACCGTTCGAAGGAGCTCATGTTCAACTGCGAGATGATCCCGGCCGAGAACGTGGGCGTGAAACACGCCAAATGGGATCGCGAGGACGGCTACGTCGTACCGCGCGACTGTTACAACTCCTATTTCTATGTCGTCGAGGACGAATCGCTGAACGTGATCGACAAGTTCAGGCTCCACGGCCGCCGTTATATCGACCACCTCACGGGCGGTTCGGCGTTGCACATGAACCTCGAAGACCACCTTTCGAAGGAGCAGTACCGCCACCTGCTGCGCGTAGCGGCCGCCGAGGGATGCAACTATTTCACGTTCAACATCCCCAACACGGTATGCAACGAGTGCGGGCACATCGACAAGCGCTACCTGAAGGAGTGCCCCGAGTGCCACGGCGACAACCTGGACTACCTGACCCGCGTGATCGGCTACATGAAACGGGTGTCGAACTTCTCGGCCGCGCGCCAGAAGGAGGCCGCACACCGCTATTACGCCAAAGCGGAGTAA
- the nrdG gene encoding anaerobic ribonucleoside-triphosphate reductase activating protein → MVRYHNFDIVFAEIPCETTLAINITNCPNRCRGCHSLHLQADMGRVLDEAELCGILARYGRSVTCVCFMGGDAAPHEIAALADVVRQKFPVLHTGWYSGRARLPEGLRPQSFDYIKLGGWVEELGPLTSPTTNQRLYRVGKEGAMQDITELFRRRP, encoded by the coding sequence ATGGTCAGATACCACAATTTCGACATCGTATTCGCGGAAATACCCTGCGAAACGACGCTGGCGATCAACATCACCAACTGCCCCAACCGCTGCCGCGGGTGCCACAGCCTGCACTTGCAGGCCGACATGGGGCGGGTGCTCGACGAGGCGGAGCTGTGCGGGATACTCGCCCGCTACGGGCGCTCGGTGACCTGCGTCTGTTTCATGGGCGGGGACGCCGCACCGCACGAGATCGCCGCGCTGGCCGACGTCGTACGGCAGAAATTCCCGGTGCTGCACACAGGCTGGTATTCGGGACGCGCCCGGCTGCCGGAGGGGCTGCGGCCGCAGTCGTTCGACTACATCAAGCTGGGAGGCTGGGTCGAGGAGCTGGGGCCGCTGACGTCGCCGACGACCAACCAGCGCCTTTACAGGGTCGGAAAGGAAGGCGCCATGCAAGACATCACGGAGCTGTTCCGGCGCAGGCCGTAA
- a CDS encoding threonine/serine ThrE exporter family protein, translating to MKTRQELTEVLDFIAEYATYLLGSGVHTSRVIRNSQRIGASQGVDLQLSSFQKSTIITAHDEESGEAITRVVKIPALPVSFERNSDLSALSWDALDEGLPLSEIRKRYDELTAKPRIDPIFVLLTVGLANASFCRLFGGDWIAMGIVFTSTLVGFAAKQRMQAHGVNHFLIFIISAFMASLCASAALRFDCSAETALATSVLFLVPGVPLINGVIDIVEGHILIGCSRLINALLLIICIAIGLSATLLMVKDGLL from the coding sequence ATGAAGACCAGACAAGAGCTGACGGAAGTCCTCGACTTCATTGCGGAATATGCGACTTACCTGCTCGGATCGGGCGTGCACACCTCGCGCGTGATCCGCAACTCGCAGCGTATCGGAGCCTCGCAGGGGGTCGACCTCCAGTTGTCGAGTTTCCAGAAAAGCACGATCATCACCGCCCACGACGAAGAGAGCGGCGAGGCCATCACCCGCGTAGTGAAGATCCCGGCGCTGCCGGTCAGCTTCGAGCGCAACTCCGACCTGAGCGCCCTGAGCTGGGATGCGCTGGACGAAGGGCTTCCGCTCTCCGAAATCCGGAAGCGCTACGACGAACTGACTGCAAAACCGCGCATAGACCCAATCTTCGTCCTGCTGACCGTGGGGCTGGCCAACGCCTCGTTCTGCCGGCTGTTCGGGGGCGACTGGATCGCCATGGGCATCGTCTTCACCTCGACGCTCGTGGGTTTCGCCGCCAAACAGCGTATGCAGGCACACGGCGTGAACCACTTCCTGATCTTCATCATCTCGGCTTTCATGGCGTCGCTGTGCGCCTCGGCAGCCCTGAGGTTCGACTGCTCGGCGGAAACGGCGCTCGCGACGAGCGTCCTGTTCCTCGTACCGGGGGTACCGCTCATCAACGGCGTGATCGACATCGTCGAGGGGCACATTCTGATCGGGTGCAGCCGCCTGATCAACGCCCTGCTGCTTATCATCTGCATCGCCATCGGCCTGTCGGCGACATTGTTAATGGTTAAAGACGGATTGCTATGA
- a CDS encoding threonine/serine exporter family protein, translating to MIAADILLDGLFAAIAAIGFGAVSDPPMRAFPRIALLAAMGHALRFCLMHYFSVDIATASLFASISIGFGSLWLGRGIRCPMTALYIPALLPMVPGIYAYKTVFSLIMFLQSLNDPGEGLQYMQQFFLNATVSLSVIALLAAGATLPIFVFNHQAFSLTRRRKHTDK from the coding sequence ATGATCGCTGCGGACATCCTTCTCGACGGGCTCTTTGCGGCCATCGCGGCCATCGGTTTCGGCGCCGTTTCCGACCCGCCGATGCGGGCTTTCCCCCGTATCGCCCTGCTGGCGGCCATGGGGCACGCCCTGCGGTTCTGCCTGATGCACTACTTTTCGGTCGACATCGCCACGGCCTCGCTGTTTGCCTCGATCAGCATCGGGTTCGGCAGCCTGTGGCTGGGGCGCGGCATCCGCTGCCCGATGACGGCCCTCTACATCCCCGCCCTGCTGCCGATGGTTCCCGGCATCTATGCCTACAAGACCGTCTTTTCGCTCATCATGTTCCTGCAATCGCTCAACGACCCGGGGGAGGGGTTGCAATACATGCAGCAATTCTTCCTCAACGCAACCGTATCGCTGAGCGTGATCGCACTGCTGGCAGCAGGGGCTACGCTGCCCATCTTTGTATTCAACCACCAGGCATTCTCGCTCACGCGGCGCCGCAAGCATACCGACAAATAA
- a CDS encoding DUF6064 family protein, with translation MEIFWNTIASYNAATWPVQILLTLVAATLTLLLYLRPTPGVRIAMKTFMALLNFWIAGVYYLLYGEQREHNDMLALFWAIMGCIWVYDLVVKHASLQRTHNHTGFALLLFAMPLVYPLFSLALGRTFPMVTTPVMPCSVAVFTIGLMLAFSERINIVLAMFLCHWALIGLSKVYFFGIPEDYLLACSIVPALYIFFREYIRSNEGRPTKPSPRVLNALLVVLCIIIGASFAFTMLHQLNLFTDV, from the coding sequence ATGGAAATCTTCTGGAACACCATCGCCTCCTATAACGCCGCGACATGGCCCGTACAGATCCTACTGACGCTGGTTGCGGCCACGCTGACGCTGCTGCTCTACCTGCGCCCGACGCCCGGGGTACGCATCGCCATGAAGACCTTTATGGCGCTGCTCAATTTCTGGATCGCTGGTGTCTATTACCTCTTATACGGCGAACAACGCGAGCACAACGACATGCTGGCGCTCTTCTGGGCGATCATGGGGTGTATCTGGGTATACGACCTGGTCGTGAAACACGCTTCGCTCCAACGCACGCACAACCATACAGGCTTCGCGCTGCTGCTGTTCGCCATGCCGCTCGTCTACCCGCTCTTTTCGCTGGCGCTGGGGCGTACGTTCCCGATGGTCACCACGCCCGTGATGCCGTGTTCGGTCGCCGTATTCACCATCGGGCTGATGCTGGCCTTTTCGGAGCGGATCAACATCGTGCTGGCCATGTTCCTCTGCCACTGGGCGCTGATCGGGCTCTCGAAGGTCTACTTCTTCGGCATCCCCGAGGACTACCTCCTGGCATGCAGCATCGTGCCGGCACTCTACATCTTCTTCCGCGAATATATCCGCAGTAACGAGGGCCGGCCGACAAAGCCTTCGCCCCGGGTACTGAACGCACTGCTGGTGGTATTGTGCATCATCATCGGCGCCTCCTTCGCCTTCACGATGCTCCACCAGCTCAACCTCTTTACGGATGTCTGA
- a CDS encoding class I SAM-dependent DNA methyltransferase, whose translation MYKYNIKASEELNQGGFDFELVEGYHYIKIGATNVAQLKKAGILPPNDYKGLSKNKPDGLIIKDKNTVVCLIEYKNTGKFANETEALATISNWYYSLAKKLSCNVICASDGVNSYWFHSTSKQHIKNPDGKCINFVLNVADITNKQCMSTESKAALVELLKKSDNLDSNAQIAPEIILNPQTLANSVWQKIWISTGKEPEKCLYNVVEIFIFKFLSDLGVLKDHYSFDNIYNTSTADKEDALKQYAALVRPKIREMFPKSPLDNTTVINGTIFVNEEGQPNLAQATLFQTVLQQFADYDKEYGSFKNIDKSFKTRLYESFLRQSAGISSLGQYFTPRNVVKAIVRMAQAESLPDNAVVCDPFCGVGGFLLEFLNEYPKFKQQYEPINGKITPKLKLEGYDKGSDEKDDQRTIILAKANMLIYLSDLIAKHKSDTKEFAESVFNQVFHLIKTNLGTFGIDKKETFDLILTNPPYVTSGVSAMKKEIEENGKSCLYPISGNGLEGLALEWIINSLKQGGRAFIIVPDGLLSRSADNKLREHLLTTCTLNAIISLPTRTFFATPKNTYILSISKKSDREHQTTPIFTYLVSEIGETRDAKRFEIANNDLYEMTKLYKQFMASPSDFESNSQRCKVFPLARFINSHWLVDRDWSDEEKMTLGILEESTTISEQEFISIIHDVSNLLNSFTKNGL comes from the coding sequence ATGTACAAGTACAACATAAAGGCAAGTGAAGAATTAAACCAAGGTGGTTTTGATTTTGAATTAGTTGAAGGTTATCACTATATCAAAATCGGAGCGACTAATGTTGCACAATTAAAAAAAGCAGGGATTCTACCCCCAAATGACTATAAAGGGTTAAGCAAAAATAAACCAGATGGTCTGATAATTAAGGACAAAAACACTGTTGTTTGTTTAATAGAATATAAAAACACCGGGAAATTTGCCAATGAAACAGAAGCTTTGGCAACAATTTCTAATTGGTATTATTCATTAGCAAAAAAATTATCATGTAATGTAATCTGTGCAAGTGATGGAGTAAACTCGTATTGGTTTCATTCTACCAGCAAGCAACACATTAAAAATCCCGATGGAAAGTGTATTAACTTTGTTCTTAATGTTGCTGACATCACGAATAAACAATGCATGTCCACCGAGAGTAAAGCGGCCCTAGTGGAACTACTTAAAAAGTCAGATAATCTGGATTCGAATGCACAAATAGCCCCTGAAATCATTTTAAATCCCCAAACTCTAGCAAATAGTGTTTGGCAAAAGATATGGATTAGCACAGGCAAAGAGCCGGAAAAATGTCTATATAATGTAGTCGAAATTTTTATTTTTAAGTTTTTATCTGACCTAGGAGTACTTAAAGATCACTATAGTTTTGATAACATTTACAATACAAGCACTGCAGACAAAGAAGACGCATTAAAACAATATGCAGCTTTAGTTCGCCCAAAAATTAGAGAAATGTTCCCGAAAAGTCCATTGGATAATACAACTGTTATTAATGGAACTATTTTCGTAAATGAAGAAGGGCAGCCAAATTTAGCACAAGCGACATTATTCCAAACCGTTTTACAGCAATTTGCTGATTATGATAAAGAATACGGTTCTTTTAAGAACATAGACAAGAGTTTTAAAACAAGATTATATGAGAGTTTTTTAAGGCAATCCGCCGGCATATCATCATTAGGACAATATTTCACCCCAAGAAATGTTGTTAAAGCGATTGTCAGGATGGCACAAGCCGAATCTTTACCAGATAACGCAGTAGTTTGCGATCCATTTTGTGGAGTCGGAGGTTTTCTCCTTGAGTTTTTAAATGAATATCCCAAATTCAAACAACAATATGAGCCAATTAATGGGAAAATCACACCCAAACTAAAACTTGAGGGCTACGATAAAGGTTCAGACGAAAAAGACGATCAACGCACAATTATTCTTGCAAAAGCAAATATGTTGATCTATTTGTCTGATTTAATAGCAAAACATAAATCTGACACAAAGGAATTTGCTGAATCTGTTTTCAACCAAGTGTTTCATTTGATCAAAACGAATTTGGGGACATTTGGCATTGATAAAAAGGAAACATTTGACCTGATATTGACTAATCCACCGTATGTAACAAGTGGTGTTAGCGCAATGAAGAAAGAAATTGAAGAAAATGGAAAGTCATGTTTATATCCCATATCTGGCAACGGTTTAGAAGGATTGGCTTTAGAATGGATCATTAATTCTCTAAAACAAGGTGGTAGAGCATTTATTATTGTTCCAGATGGATTATTATCTCGATCTGCAGATAATAAATTACGAGAGCATCTTTTGACAACATGCACTCTTAATGCCATTATTTCACTTCCTACCCGAACATTCTTTGCAACACCAAAAAACACATACATCCTATCTATATCAAAAAAAAGCGACAGAGAGCATCAGACAACACCCATTTTCACCTATTTAGTATCTGAAATTGGAGAAACGAGAGATGCTAAACGATTCGAGATTGCCAATAATGATTTGTATGAAATGACTAAATTGTATAAGCAATTTATGGCAAGTCCTTCTGATTTCGAATCTAACTCTCAACGATGCAAAGTTTTCCCATTAGCTCGCTTTATCAACTCTCATTGGCTGGTGGATAGAGATTGGTCTGATGAGGAAAAAATGACATTAGGTATTTTAGAAGAATCCACAACAATATCGGAGCAAGAATTCATCAGTATAATACACGATGTTAGTAATCTTCTAAACTCATTTACTAAGAATGGATTATAA
- a CDS encoding restriction endonuclease subunit S yields the protein MDYKYIYLGDPIYFSLQIGKRITKGELFNSKKGKYPIYSANVHQEFGWGSNLLNKLSFSSSSVIWGIDGNWQCRYIAEDNPFIPTDHCGVLQTVSTTINMRYVNIVLNIEGQKIGFSRSYRASLENMRNIAIPIPILPSGEIDLSAQINIADKNDKYTTLQNRIKQYIHQLQNISVDIDNDDYNYKLINILDIFKPQRGISKYTHKYGHNNSGNYPVYSASTRAPLTFINTYDYNGRYLTWTTNGYGGYIFILSGKFSINGDRALLIPKTNLINIDYIRFIAQPYFRVLAKTKGRVIEGKKNEYTKLQPQMLENLQIPIPIDNNGDFDLQIQQAIAKKYTTIEQMKLKAIDALKRIIESTIKITE from the coding sequence ATGGATTATAAATACATATACCTTGGCGACCCAATTTATTTCTCTCTACAAATAGGAAAACGGATAACCAAAGGAGAATTATTTAATAGTAAAAAAGGCAAATATCCAATATATAGTGCCAATGTCCATCAAGAATTCGGATGGGGTTCTAACTTATTAAATAAACTTTCCTTTTCATCAAGTTCTGTGATATGGGGTATTGATGGCAATTGGCAGTGTCGATATATCGCTGAAGATAATCCGTTTATCCCAACAGACCATTGCGGCGTTCTTCAAACAGTTTCCACAACAATAAATATGCGATATGTTAATATTGTTTTAAATATTGAAGGTCAGAAGATAGGTTTTTCAAGATCATATAGGGCATCTTTGGAAAATATGCGTAATATTGCCATTCCTATTCCTATTTTGCCATCCGGAGAGATTGATTTATCTGCACAAATTAATATAGCAGATAAAAATGATAAATACACAACATTGCAAAATCGCATTAAGCAATATATACATCAACTACAAAATATTAGTGTCGACATTGATAATGATGATTATAATTACAAATTAATCAATATATTAGACATATTCAAGCCGCAAAGAGGTATTAGCAAATATACTCATAAATACGGACATAATAACTCAGGTAATTATCCTGTTTATTCAGCATCAACTCGCGCCCCATTAACATTCATTAATACATATGATTATAATGGTCGTTACTTAACATGGACAACGAATGGTTATGGAGGTTACATTTTCATTTTATCTGGCAAATTTTCAATAAACGGAGATAGAGCATTATTAATTCCCAAAACGAATCTAATCAATATCGATTATATTCGATTTATTGCACAGCCATATTTTAGAGTGCTTGCGAAAACAAAAGGACGCGTAATAGAAGGTAAAAAAAATGAATATACAAAATTACAACCTCAAATGTTAGAAAATCTGCAAATCCCAATTCCCATTGATAATAATGGCGATTTTGATTTGCAAATCCAGCAGGCAATAGCAAAAAAATATACAACAATAGAGCAAATGAAATTAAAAGCTATTGATGCATTAAAAAGAATTATTGAATCTACCATCAAAATAACAGAGTAA
- a CDS encoding nucleoid-associated protein — protein sequence MNKIESIAVHRVGNKSIDEPLFLSQGLLKVNDEIRSVLYSYFISPFKSNEYYSLYHETDLALNEVYAFVSEIFKTPNSLYGQSIKLAKHLYEQNNHPNIKGGEFYVVYFKELEVNGIIVDAVGLFKSENKDTFLKVYTTASDIGIESEQGININKLDKGCLIFNIDNENGYLVSIVDNINKGTEAHFWVDDFLRVQQRKDEYYNTQHTISLYKSFITKEFPRQFEADQADQADLINKSVKYFKEKDTFDIEEFENEVIVQPEVIDSFNAYKVEYLKERDLELSDSFSISESAVKKQARGLKSVIKLDKNFHIYVHGDRQCIKRGFDEATGMHYYQLFFNEET from the coding sequence ATGAACAAAATAGAATCTATTGCCGTACATAGAGTTGGCAACAAATCAATAGACGAACCACTTTTCTTATCTCAGGGCTTGTTAAAAGTAAACGACGAGATTAGGAGTGTTCTCTATTCTTATTTCATTAGTCCGTTTAAGTCAAATGAGTACTATAGTCTCTATCACGAAACAGACCTTGCCTTAAATGAGGTTTACGCATTTGTATCGGAAATTTTTAAGACCCCAAATAGTCTGTACGGACAATCTATAAAACTTGCCAAGCATTTATATGAACAGAATAATCATCCTAATATTAAAGGAGGAGAGTTTTATGTAGTTTATTTCAAAGAACTGGAGGTAAATGGAATTATTGTTGATGCCGTAGGATTGTTCAAATCGGAAAATAAAGATACATTTTTGAAAGTCTATACAACAGCGTCTGATATAGGAATTGAAAGCGAACAGGGAATTAATATAAATAAACTAGACAAAGGATGCTTAATATTCAATATCGACAATGAAAATGGATATTTAGTATCAATAGTGGATAACATCAATAAAGGTACTGAGGCTCATTTTTGGGTAGATGATTTTCTGCGAGTACAACAAAGGAAAGATGAGTATTATAATACCCAGCATACAATCTCTTTGTATAAGAGTTTTATAACAAAAGAATTTCCTCGTCAATTTGAAGCAGATCAAGCAGATCAAGCAGATTTGATAAACAAATCTGTTAAATATTTTAAGGAAAAGGATACTTTTGACATAGAGGAATTTGAAAACGAAGTAATTGTTCAACCAGAAGTAATAGATAGTTTTAATGCTTATAAGGTTGAATATCTTAAAGAAAGGGACTTAGAGTTATCCGATAGTTTCTCGATATCGGAATCTGCTGTGAAGAAGCAGGCTCGTGGGCTAAAAAGTGTTATTAAACTTGATAAAAACTTTCATATATACGTGCACGGAGATAGACAATGTATTAAACGTGGGTTTGATGAAGCCACAGGCATGCACTACTATCAACTCTTTTTTAATGAAGAAACATAA
- a CDS encoding metallophosphoesterase family protein, giving the protein MTIAFLSDTHGKHHELQNLPQADVLIHAGDLSWNGTKEEIADFIEWFGALNYRYKIFIAGNHDDCLDGASIEGMPHNCYYLCNRGIEIEGVKIWGIPFFLSYEIHWADLYTEKIARIPQQTDILISHCPPFGILDKSAFGANMGNEDLRKQIEIINPRYHLFGHIHEAYGVYKTSRTTFVNGAVADANYELVKRPAVITI; this is encoded by the coding sequence ATGACGATCGCCTTTCTATCCGACACGCATGGAAAACATCACGAGTTGCAAAACCTACCGCAGGCCGACGTGTTGATCCATGCAGGGGACTTGTCATGGAACGGGACGAAGGAAGAAATTGCCGATTTTATTGAATGGTTCGGGGCATTGAATTACCGGTACAAAATCTTCATCGCAGGCAATCATGACGATTGCTTGGATGGAGCCAGTATCGAAGGGATGCCGCATAACTGCTACTATCTATGCAACAGAGGTATAGAAATCGAGGGTGTGAAAATATGGGGAATCCCGTTCTTTCTATCCTACGAAATCCACTGGGCAGACCTTTATACGGAGAAAATCGCCCGGATTCCTCAACAGACCGACATACTGATTTCGCATTGTCCGCCGTTCGGAATTCTTGATAAATCAGCATTCGGCGCAAATATGGGGAATGAAGATTTACGGAAGCAAATAGAAATCATCAACCCTCGCTACCATCTGTTCGGCCATATACACGAGGCATACGGCGTATATAAAACATCCCGGACAACCTTTGTGAACGGTGCTGTTGCGGATGCGAATTATGAACTGGTCAAGCGTCCAGCCGTTATTACGATATAA